The proteins below come from a single Edaphobacter acidisoli genomic window:
- a CDS encoding type II toxin-antitoxin system HicA family toxin, with product MKTRDILRLIHEDGWYQVGQRGSHRQFKHPLKPGRVTIAGHPSEEMDEGTRKSIFKQAGLKP from the coding sequence ATGAAGACGCGAGACATTTTGCGCCTCATCCACGAGGACGGCTGGTATCAGGTAGGGCAGCGCGGCAGTCACCGGCAGTTTAAGCATCCTCTGAAACCTGGCAGAGTTACCATCGCTGGCCATCCTTCCGAGGAGATGGATGAGGGAACCCGTAAGAGCATCTTCAAACAGGCAGGGCTAAAGCCATGA
- a CDS encoding efflux RND transporter periplasmic adaptor subunit produces the protein MSSADTSVQESPASLPPSGQGSTSPEPEQPQGSIFRKILVVLIILAAIGAAVWKIHSNTVAESATSAKLAAAADRPTPVQVMPVVQKTMPIYLTELGTVTAYYTVTLKTRVDGQLIRVNVREGQAVRKGELLAEIDPAPYQAALAQAQGQLVKDQANAANAQAEASRYTALFNAGVVSKESQQAQVSTAGQAQGSIDADKAAIEAARVNLNYTKITSPIDGVVGLRLVDPGNIVHATDTTGLLVVTQLQPIAVIFTLPEDQLPQVLELMRGGNQLAVDAYDRSGTTHIATGRVLTVDNQIDPTTGTVKVKAVFNNKDGALFPNQFVNIRLILQQRPNALVIPASALQSGAQGNFVFLVKQGNPPSSKSDNDSSAASQPESSGSASSSSSASGQKKPHSNAYVVAQPVQVDLTEGAQVILKSGLTPGDQVVVDGQEKLKDGSRVTVHTAQKTPNPITTSSDQQMGLTNTEITGPVPNPAKANLAAPNGKDQLGLRAPRRQQPAGGQQPGKGQPATGQAKGQLP, from the coding sequence ATGTCGTCAGCAGATACAAGCGTGCAGGAGTCCCCGGCCAGTTTGCCGCCTTCAGGCCAGGGAAGTACTTCGCCGGAGCCAGAGCAGCCGCAGGGCTCCATCTTTCGGAAGATACTTGTTGTTCTTATCATTCTTGCTGCCATTGGCGCGGCAGTCTGGAAGATCCACAGCAACACCGTCGCTGAAAGCGCCACCAGCGCCAAGCTCGCCGCCGCGGCTGATCGTCCCACTCCTGTGCAGGTCATGCCTGTCGTTCAGAAGACGATGCCCATCTACCTCACCGAGCTGGGCACGGTCACGGCCTACTACACCGTCACACTGAAAACACGCGTCGATGGTCAGCTCATCCGCGTCAATGTGCGCGAAGGCCAGGCGGTTCGCAAAGGTGAGCTTTTAGCCGAGATCGATCCCGCTCCATATCAGGCTGCGCTCGCGCAGGCTCAGGGCCAGCTCGTCAAAGATCAGGCCAACGCCGCCAACGCGCAGGCTGAAGCCTCCCGCTACACCGCGCTCTTCAACGCAGGCGTCGTCTCCAAAGAAAGCCAGCAGGCACAAGTCTCCACCGCAGGCCAGGCGCAGGGCTCCATCGATGCCGACAAAGCCGCCATCGAAGCCGCCAGGGTCAACCTCAACTACACCAAAATCACCTCACCCATCGACGGCGTCGTCGGTCTCCGGCTTGTTGATCCGGGCAACATCGTCCACGCTACCGACACGACCGGTCTTCTCGTTGTCACCCAGCTTCAGCCCATCGCCGTCATCTTCACCCTTCCTGAAGATCAGCTCCCGCAGGTGCTCGAACTCATGCGCGGTGGCAACCAGCTCGCCGTCGACGCCTACGATCGCTCCGGCACCACCCACATCGCCACCGGCCGCGTTCTCACCGTCGACAACCAGATCGACCCCACTACCGGCACCGTCAAGGTCAAGGCCGTCTTCAACAACAAAGACGGCGCGCTGTTCCCAAATCAATTCGTCAACATCCGCCTCATCCTGCAACAGCGTCCCAACGCTCTCGTCATTCCCGCCTCTGCACTCCAGAGTGGAGCGCAAGGCAACTTCGTCTTCCTCGTCAAACAGGGCAATCCTCCTTCCAGCAAATCCGACAACGACAGCAGTGCTGCATCTCAACCGGAGAGCTCGGGAAGCGCATCCTCCTCGTCCAGTGCGAGTGGCCAGAAGAAGCCGCACTCTAACGCCTACGTCGTCGCCCAGCCCGTGCAGGTCGATCTCACTGAAGGCGCGCAGGTCATCCTGAAGAGTGGCCTCACTCCCGGCGATCAAGTCGTCGTCGATGGCCAGGAGAAGCTCAAAGACGGCAGCCGCGTCACCGTCCATACAGCTCAGAAGACGCCCAACCCCATCACCACCTCGTCCGACCAGCAGATGGGCCTCACCAACACCGAGATCACCGGCCCCGTTCCTAACCCAGCCAAAGCCAATCTCGCCGCACCCAACGGCAAGGACCAGCTCGGCCTTCGCGCACCCAGGCGTCAGCAGCCCGCCGGCGGCCAGCAACCAGGTAAAGGCCAGCCCGCAACCGGTCAGGCAAAGGGGCAACTTCCATGA
- the pheS gene encoding phenylalanine--tRNA ligase subunit alpha, giving the protein MTDAIPQLLSHDEAALDQAFATLEAQVRAEAATLTTAEAQENFRLHWLGRKQGRLKLISEAWLKSAPAEARKPLGIRFNQLKQQIEQALEVQAGAPKTAVAGIDITLPGLVREPGIEHPLLKAMHEIVAVFHNLGYSTNLGPQVETDFYNFEALNFPPNHPARDTQDTLLVADQQKKPSRDRLLMRTHTSPVQIRTMVAQAPPVRIVIPGKVHRNDAADATHSPIFHQVEGLCVDTNITFSDLKGTLDHAMKALFGSAVKTRFFPSFFPFTEPSADVQISCIFCGGKGCRKCKHSGWIELLGCGMVDPAVFAAVTSERRKTDPADDAYNPEKISGFAFGMGVERIAMIQHGISDIGHFYSGDMRFLEQFA; this is encoded by the coding sequence ATGACAGACGCTATTCCCCAGTTGTTGTCCCATGATGAAGCTGCGCTCGACCAGGCTTTTGCCACGCTGGAAGCCCAGGTGCGCGCGGAAGCTGCCACGTTGACCACCGCTGAGGCGCAGGAAAACTTTCGCCTGCACTGGCTGGGCCGCAAGCAGGGGCGGCTGAAGCTGATCAGCGAGGCGTGGCTGAAGTCTGCGCCTGCGGAGGCGCGCAAGCCGCTGGGCATTCGCTTCAATCAACTGAAGCAACAGATTGAGCAGGCGCTGGAAGTGCAGGCTGGTGCGCCTAAGACGGCGGTTGCGGGAATCGACATCACTTTGCCGGGGCTGGTGCGCGAGCCGGGGATCGAGCATCCTCTGCTGAAGGCGATGCATGAGATTGTGGCTGTGTTTCACAACCTGGGGTACTCGACGAACCTGGGACCTCAGGTGGAGACGGATTTTTATAACTTCGAGGCGTTGAACTTTCCGCCAAACCATCCGGCGCGCGATACGCAGGACACGCTGCTGGTGGCCGATCAGCAGAAGAAGCCTTCGCGCGATCGGCTGCTGATGCGCACGCATACGAGTCCGGTACAGATTCGCACGATGGTGGCGCAGGCCCCGCCGGTGCGGATTGTGATTCCCGGCAAGGTGCATCGGAATGATGCAGCGGACGCGACGCACTCGCCGATCTTTCATCAGGTGGAAGGGCTGTGTGTTGATACGAACATTACCTTCTCTGACCTGAAGGGCACGCTGGACCATGCGATGAAGGCGTTGTTTGGCTCAGCGGTGAAGACGCGGTTCTTCCCCAGCTTCTTTCCGTTTACGGAGCCGAGCGCGGATGTGCAGATCAGCTGCATCTTCTGCGGTGGGAAGGGCTGCAGGAAGTGCAAGCACTCGGGATGGATTGAGCTGCTGGGGTGCGGGATGGTGGATCCGGCTGTGTTTGCCGCTGTTACGAGCGAACGTCGCAAGACCGACCCTGCGGACGATGCCTACAACCCGGAGAAGATTTCGGGGTTTGCGTTTGGCATGGGCGTGGAGCGGATTGCGATGATCCAGCACGGCATCTCCGACATTGGGCACTTCTATTCGGGAGACATGCGGTTTTTGGAGCAGTTTGCTTGA
- a CDS encoding UbiA family prenyltransferase, producing the protein MPIPSPAPNHSSQPVLLVDLDGTLVKSDTLHDATLALARHHPEALVKLPGWLVQGKAALKRQVASTVQLDTEYLPYNRELLRFLEQEQATGRPIYLATAADAAIARRVAEHLGLFAGVLASDGAVNLSGGNKLAAFREQFGDNFSYIGNARADLPILRACKEPMVANPTAGLRAGLKSAGIVPVRTFTERASPLKAWPKAIRMHQWAKNLLIFLPLLLAHEHAKGLVLAALLAFLSFGLCASATYIVNDLLDLDADRIHPRKRRRPFAAGDISALSGMVVIVLFLAGSLALALMVPQVVERFSPGLALALPDRFLFWLVAYAVTTLAYSLRLKRMVIVDVIVLSGLYTIRILAGSAATGVAVSTWLAGFSIFFFLSLAFVKRFAELEGLRERGGAMARGRGYQVADLEQLRSFGSASGYVSVAVLTLYISNLDAAQLYRHSHRLWLLVPMLLWWISRLWLVASRGMLNEDPVVYAITERKSLLMGLVVVAIVISAL; encoded by the coding sequence TTGCCCATTCCGTCCCCTGCTCCCAATCATAGTTCGCAGCCGGTTCTATTGGTCGATCTGGACGGCACACTGGTCAAGTCGGACACGCTGCACGATGCGACGCTGGCGTTGGCGCGACATCATCCGGAGGCGCTGGTGAAGCTGCCGGGATGGCTGGTTCAGGGCAAGGCGGCGCTGAAGCGCCAGGTGGCCTCGACGGTCCAACTGGACACCGAATATCTGCCGTATAACCGTGAGCTGCTGCGTTTTCTGGAACAGGAACAGGCTACGGGCCGGCCTATCTATCTGGCTACGGCTGCGGACGCGGCTATCGCGCGGAGAGTGGCCGAGCACCTGGGATTGTTTGCCGGGGTGCTGGCTTCGGATGGCGCGGTTAACTTGTCGGGAGGCAATAAATTAGCTGCGTTTCGGGAGCAGTTCGGCGACAACTTCTCCTATATCGGCAACGCGCGGGCCGATCTGCCGATTCTGCGGGCCTGCAAGGAGCCGATGGTCGCAAATCCTACGGCGGGGCTGCGGGCCGGGCTGAAGAGCGCAGGGATTGTTCCGGTGCGTACTTTTACCGAGCGAGCGTCGCCGCTGAAGGCGTGGCCGAAGGCGATCCGGATGCATCAGTGGGCAAAGAACCTGCTGATCTTTCTGCCGCTGCTGCTGGCGCATGAGCATGCCAAGGGTTTGGTGCTGGCGGCGCTGCTGGCGTTTTTGAGCTTCGGGCTTTGCGCTTCGGCTACCTATATTGTGAATGACCTGCTCGACCTGGATGCAGACCGGATTCATCCGAGGAAACGGCGGCGTCCGTTTGCGGCGGGCGATATCTCGGCGTTGTCCGGGATGGTGGTGATTGTGCTGTTTCTGGCTGGGTCGTTGGCGCTGGCGCTGATGGTCCCTCAAGTGGTCGAGCGTTTCTCGCCGGGGCTGGCGCTGGCTTTGCCGGATCGCTTTCTGTTCTGGCTGGTGGCGTATGCGGTGACGACACTGGCTTACTCGCTGCGGCTGAAGAGGATGGTGATTGTAGATGTGATCGTGCTCTCGGGGCTGTATACGATCCGCATTCTTGCGGGTTCGGCGGCGACGGGAGTTGCGGTTTCGACGTGGCTGGCCGGGTTCTCGATCTTCTTCTTTCTGTCGCTGGCCTTCGTTAAGCGGTTTGCGGAGCTCGAGGGATTGCGCGAGCGCGGCGGTGCAATGGCGCGAGGACGCGGCTACCAGGTTGCCGATCTGGAACAGCTTCGGTCGTTTGGGTCGGCAAGCGGATATGTGTCGGTTGCCGTGCTGACGTTGTATATCTCGAACCTGGATGCGGCGCAGTTGTACAGGCACTCGCATCGGCTGTGGCTGCTGGTGCCGATGCTGTTGTGGTGGATCAGCCGGTTGTGGCTGGTGGCGTCGCGTGGGATGTTGAATGAAGACCCGGTGGTCTATGCGATTACGGAGCGGAAGTCGCTGCTGATGGGGCTGGTGGTGGTGGCGATTGTGATTTCGGCGCTGTGA
- a CDS encoding type II toxin-antitoxin system HicB family antitoxin codes for MREYAVVFEKTSTGWSAYVPDLPGLGVAGPTYEATEQLIREGIVFHIEGLLADGETVPEPTTRVTRMPIPA; via the coding sequence ATGAGAGAGTATGCCGTCGTATTCGAAAAGACTTCTACAGGATGGAGCGCTTACGTGCCCGACCTTCCCGGCCTTGGTGTAGCAGGGCCAACTTATGAAGCGACGGAACAGCTCATTCGCGAAGGCATCGTCTTCCACATTGAAGGACTGCTGGCCGATGGGGAGACCGTCCCCGAACCCACTACCCGCGTTACCAGAATGCCCATCCCTGCCTGA
- a CDS encoding TlpA disulfide reductase family protein has protein sequence MRHLARALSLAGILLVLSCPLLAQTRRDSRDNPKYRTAISDGQVLAEDQEYDLAIDAYAEANRIAGGKDKFCLRNILELQIQNGDYDNAVVTAGRFEALAATPAEKSYAAASRGRALFLKAEPEKNGAPYDAALLAKADDAFKAALAADPKDATALFQDGEVLVHLGQAEEARARFKACVAAIKPGDALYLRAERFADNPALALEQLAPAFTVKTLDGARFDLDQMQGRVVLIDFWATWCVPCMKELPEIKKIAKDFSGQPLVILSVSWDEDEQTWQDFVEKNQMTWPQYRDVDHKLGRLFEVEGIPSYYTIDSNGVIASELMGEGFDVESRLRKLIVQAKNAKANSALAAIGQ, from the coding sequence ATGCGCCATCTTGCTCGCGCACTCTCGTTAGCGGGAATTCTGCTTGTGCTCTCGTGCCCCTTGCTTGCGCAGACGCGGCGCGACTCTCGCGACAATCCTAAATATAGGACCGCCATCAGCGATGGGCAGGTGCTGGCTGAAGACCAGGAGTATGACCTGGCCATCGATGCCTATGCGGAGGCGAACCGCATTGCGGGAGGCAAGGACAAGTTTTGTCTGCGCAACATCCTTGAGCTTCAGATACAGAATGGTGATTACGACAACGCTGTTGTTACGGCGGGCAGGTTTGAGGCGCTGGCGGCGACTCCTGCGGAGAAGTCGTACGCTGCGGCCAGCCGCGGGCGTGCGTTGTTTCTGAAGGCTGAGCCGGAGAAGAATGGCGCGCCTTATGATGCCGCGTTGTTGGCTAAGGCTGATGATGCCTTCAAGGCTGCGCTTGCGGCTGATCCTAAAGATGCGACGGCTCTGTTTCAGGATGGTGAGGTGCTGGTGCATCTTGGGCAGGCCGAGGAGGCGCGGGCGCGGTTCAAGGCTTGCGTGGCTGCGATTAAGCCGGGGGATGCTCTCTATCTGAGGGCGGAACGCTTCGCCGACAATCCGGCCCTGGCGCTCGAGCAGCTTGCGCCGGCGTTTACGGTGAAGACGCTGGATGGGGCGAGGTTCGATCTTGATCAGATGCAGGGACGGGTGGTGCTGATCGACTTCTGGGCGACGTGGTGCGTGCCGTGTATGAAGGAGCTGCCGGAGATCAAGAAAATTGCGAAGGATTTTTCCGGGCAACCGCTGGTCATCTTGAGCGTGAGTTGGGATGAGGATGAGCAGACCTGGCAGGACTTTGTCGAGAAGAACCAGATGACGTGGCCGCAGTATCGTGATGTGGACCATAAGCTGGGACGGCTGTTTGAGGTCGAGGGGATTCCCAGCTACTACACGATTGATTCGAATGGTGTGATTGCTTCGGAGCTGATGGGCGAGGGGTTCGACGTGGAGTCGCGGCTGAGGAAGTTGATTGTGCAGGCAAAGAACGCGAAGGCCAATTCGGCATTGGCTGCCATCGGCCAATAG
- a CDS encoding FMN-binding negative transcriptional regulator, with amino-acid sequence MYIPKTHEETRIDVLQEFMEAHPFATLVTLGSAGLFATHLPVVLDRDGGTLGILRGHISRANRQWRDFSAVVEALVIFSGPHHYITPNWYAEKAKSGRVVPTWNYAVVHAYARLAVIEDAAWLLKNVQTLTDVHEVGSPAPWRVSDAPEEYIHAIAKGIVGVELTITRLEGKWKVSQNQSAENRAGVVKGLEELGTVESLEMKRLVEEGLK; translated from the coding sequence ATGTATATTCCCAAGACCCATGAAGAGACGCGAATAGATGTGCTTCAGGAGTTCATGGAGGCACATCCGTTTGCGACGCTTGTGACGCTGGGGTCGGCAGGGTTGTTTGCGACGCATCTGCCTGTGGTGCTGGATCGTGATGGTGGGACTCTTGGGATTTTGCGAGGGCATATCTCGCGTGCGAACAGGCAGTGGCGCGATTTCTCTGCCGTTGTTGAAGCGCTTGTGATCTTTTCCGGGCCGCATCATTACATCACTCCGAACTGGTATGCGGAGAAGGCGAAGAGTGGCAGGGTTGTTCCTACGTGGAACTATGCGGTGGTTCACGCTTATGCCAGGCTCGCTGTCATTGAAGATGCGGCTTGGCTGCTCAAGAACGTTCAGACGCTGACTGATGTTCATGAGGTTGGATCGCCTGCTCCGTGGCGGGTCAGTGATGCTCCTGAGGAGTACATTCATGCGATTGCTAAGGGAATCGTTGGGGTTGAGCTGACGATTACGCGGCTTGAGGGCAAGTGGAAGGTGAGCCAGAATCAGTCGGCGGAGAACCGCGCGGGGGTTGTGAAGGGACTTGAGGAGCTGGGCACGGTGGAGAGCCTGGAGATGAAGCGGCTGGTTGAAGAAGGACTCAAGTAA
- a CDS encoding TlpA family protein disulfide reductase, with translation MALPRVSSNALRHDVRPGDSMTRFSLGRFLLVLFIFCFMITGSAAVFAQTTSLNPSAHAALAEGAQFEQRHQLSSALDSDRRALKLAGGVCAECYEAVIKLQLRMELPKDAVSSASAWSAHASTPVERSQAELLEARSLMAFYGQKPKDSLLRQADDVLKQASIDNPSDPAIHLLRGRVLATLKMDAEAKDEFSACAASSGATPVECLRAKNFAHDPSLARGEQAPEFTITRPDGTVVTLDSLAGKVVLIDFWATWCPPCNRDRDYIQSIAEEFQKGNFVLLGISSDKNETVWKNYLKDNDMLGIQVRDSFDGINDLFHVEGIPTYIVLDGNGMVRLRVTGPEGDIRGKVRALLASDTSTSKQQTATSAGSKSQ, from the coding sequence GTGGCGCTACCTCGTGTATCTTCAAATGCGTTACGCCATGATGTTAGGCCTGGAGATTCAATGACACGGTTCTCGCTTGGTCGTTTTCTGCTGGTGCTGTTTATTTTTTGTTTCATGATTACTGGTTCTGCAGCGGTCTTCGCGCAGACAACATCATTGAACCCATCGGCGCATGCCGCGTTGGCGGAAGGCGCTCAATTTGAGCAGCGGCATCAGCTTTCGTCCGCACTGGACAGCGACCGCCGTGCCTTGAAGCTTGCCGGAGGCGTCTGCGCGGAGTGCTACGAAGCTGTCATTAAGCTTCAACTCAGGATGGAGCTGCCTAAAGACGCCGTGTCGTCTGCAAGCGCATGGTCAGCCCATGCATCCACCCCTGTAGAGAGATCGCAGGCGGAGCTCCTCGAAGCCAGATCTTTGATGGCTTTTTACGGCCAGAAACCCAAAGACTCACTCCTGCGTCAGGCAGATGATGTACTTAAGCAGGCTTCCATCGACAACCCATCTGATCCGGCCATCCACCTGCTCCGTGGCCGCGTGCTGGCCACACTGAAGATGGATGCGGAGGCAAAGGACGAGTTTTCAGCATGCGCTGCGTCGTCTGGGGCCACACCTGTTGAATGCCTTCGTGCAAAAAACTTTGCCCACGACCCCAGCTTGGCGCGAGGCGAGCAGGCGCCCGAGTTCACCATTACGCGCCCGGACGGAACCGTGGTCACTCTCGATTCACTAGCCGGCAAGGTCGTCCTTATCGATTTCTGGGCGACGTGGTGCCCTCCCTGCAATCGTGACCGAGACTACATTCAGTCGATCGCGGAGGAGTTTCAGAAAGGCAACTTCGTTCTGCTCGGCATCAGTTCAGACAAGAATGAGACTGTATGGAAAAACTATCTGAAAGACAACGATATGCTCGGCATTCAGGTCCGGGATTCCTTCGATGGCATAAATGATCTCTTTCACGTTGAAGGGATCCCCACCTACATCGTTCTCGATGGCAATGGTATGGTCCGGCTTCGTGTCACAGGGCCTGAAGGGGACATTCGCGGAAAGGTCCGCGCACTGCTTGCCAGCGATACATCGACTAGCAAACAGCAGACTGCAACCAGCGCAGGCTCTAAGTCACAATAA
- a CDS encoding phage holin family protein produces MLRILLQWILNAIALLLVSYYVPGFHVSNFVSALIAVVVIGLFNATLGLLLKFVTLPLGILSFGLFFLVINAIILWFSSKFVPGFSVTTWKGAFLGALALAILHLLFGFIKGKAKA; encoded by the coding sequence ATGCTGCGCATACTGCTGCAATGGATTCTCAACGCGATCGCTCTGCTGCTGGTGTCCTATTACGTTCCAGGCTTTCACGTATCGAACTTCGTCTCCGCGCTGATTGCCGTCGTCGTGATCGGCCTGTTCAACGCGACACTGGGCCTGCTGCTGAAGTTCGTAACCCTGCCGCTGGGAATCCTCTCCTTCGGCCTGTTCTTCCTCGTCATCAACGCGATCATTCTCTGGTTCTCAAGCAAATTTGTACCCGGATTCTCAGTGACAACGTGGAAGGGAGCATTCCTGGGCGCACTGGCGCTGGCGATCCTGCACCTGCTCTTCGGCTTCATCAAAGGCAAGGCAAAGGCATAG
- a CDS encoding cell division protein ZapA, whose product MNQVLDPTETTANEVPPVEAQSVSVDIYDQVYHLRGIDPEYIERLAAIVDAKMRAVSAHGGTVDSLRVAVLAALNIADELCCARQRYDSVAGSLQNSTQSLRSRAGTIAHMLDEVLDERKAG is encoded by the coding sequence ATGAACCAGGTCCTCGATCCGACGGAAACCACAGCCAACGAAGTGCCTCCTGTGGAGGCCCAGTCTGTCTCCGTCGATATCTACGACCAGGTGTACCACCTGCGCGGGATCGACCCTGAATATATCGAACGGCTGGCCGCGATTGTGGATGCAAAGATGCGCGCTGTCTCCGCGCATGGTGGCACGGTGGATTCACTGCGCGTGGCTGTGCTGGCCGCGCTGAATATCGCCGATGAGCTTTGCTGTGCGCGGCAGCGGTATGACTCGGTTGCAGGAAGCCTGCAGAACTCGACACAGTCGCTGCGTTCGCGCGCCGGCACGATTGCGCATATGCTCGACGAAGTGCTGGACGAACGCAAGGCCGGCTAA
- the pheT gene encoding phenylalanine--tRNA ligase subunit beta, translating to MKVLTNWLRHYLPSLSVSDRELADDLTLRGIAVEGVHSLGDGNGHLFEMDITTNRVDAMNHYGIAREAATIYNLPLAPVDASLAANGSEKAFPVRIEAPELCGRFTAQVLRGVTIAPSAGRIAEYFNLLEQKQISNAVDASNYTLVGMGHPTHAFDLDKLEGGIVVRLARKGERLKLLDGTERVLEADDLVVADEKKALALAGVMGGWDSMITAETKNILVEAAWFDPATVRRSSRRHGLHTDASHRFERGADFNAAPVANRLVSALILESGGAAEGAMVDVVVPEAQARTAARPPVKLSVKQVQRHLGKTIDAAGIGREIVAQYLTALGCTLAAQGDDAFSVALPSWRLDLEREIDLIEEVARVYGYNRFANTLPAPLPVVAHPLAAKEAAVRARLLALGFSESVSSTFASHGDAESFGDAGKGAIALENPLSEEVGLLRPSLVPGMVAMLANNLNRDVREARLFEQGQIFTGSTEAVVETAQLTLGLTTAGAGGVKLYATEDVPFFEMKGAMESVLSLFAMGAVAFVAEGPKWLEAGRAASVVVDGQAIACFGELAGEEASRLKLRQPVYLAQVDLARLYAFQLRRAMARELSRFQAVERDFSFTFPDAVRWLDVAGALGVLGIAELQSFRPVEDWRDRKKYPGVHSMLVRVVFQSLERTLRDEELAAWSARIIEALTGLGGTLRA from the coding sequence ATGAAAGTTCTGACTAACTGGCTTCGCCACTACCTGCCGTCTTTGTCTGTCTCTGACCGGGAGCTTGCCGATGATCTGACGCTGCGCGGCATTGCCGTGGAGGGCGTGCACTCGCTTGGGGATGGCAACGGCCATCTGTTTGAGATGGACATTACGACCAATCGCGTGGATGCGATGAACCACTACGGCATCGCGCGCGAGGCGGCGACGATCTACAACCTGCCGCTGGCTCCAGTGGATGCTTCCCTGGCTGCGAATGGCTCGGAGAAGGCGTTTCCGGTGCGGATTGAGGCGCCGGAGCTTTGCGGGCGTTTTACGGCGCAAGTTTTGCGTGGGGTGACGATTGCTCCGAGTGCGGGGAGGATTGCCGAGTACTTCAACCTGCTGGAGCAGAAGCAGATTTCAAATGCTGTGGACGCGAGCAACTACACGCTCGTGGGCATGGGGCATCCGACGCACGCGTTCGACCTGGACAAGCTGGAGGGTGGCATTGTCGTGCGGCTGGCCCGGAAGGGCGAGCGGCTGAAGCTGCTGGATGGGACTGAGCGTGTGCTTGAGGCGGATGATCTTGTTGTCGCCGATGAGAAGAAGGCGCTGGCGCTGGCTGGAGTGATGGGCGGATGGGACTCGATGATTACCGCCGAGACGAAGAACATTCTGGTGGAGGCGGCGTGGTTCGATCCGGCGACGGTAAGGCGCAGCTCGCGCAGGCATGGGCTGCATACGGATGCGAGCCATCGGTTTGAGCGTGGGGCGGATTTTAATGCTGCTCCGGTGGCGAACCGGCTGGTGTCGGCGCTGATTCTGGAGAGCGGTGGCGCGGCTGAGGGCGCGATGGTCGATGTGGTTGTGCCTGAGGCGCAGGCTCGGACGGCGGCGCGGCCTCCGGTGAAGCTTTCGGTGAAGCAGGTGCAGCGGCACCTGGGGAAGACGATTGATGCGGCGGGGATTGGCAGGGAGATTGTTGCGCAGTATCTGACGGCGCTGGGTTGCACGCTTGCGGCGCAAGGGGACGATGCGTTTTCGGTTGCGCTGCCGAGCTGGCGGCTTGATCTGGAGCGTGAGATTGACCTGATCGAGGAAGTGGCGCGCGTTTATGGGTACAACCGGTTTGCGAATACGCTGCCTGCGCCGCTGCCCGTCGTTGCGCATCCTTTGGCCGCGAAAGAAGCGGCTGTGCGGGCGCGGCTGCTGGCGCTTGGATTTTCGGAGTCTGTCTCGAGCACGTTTGCGAGCCATGGGGATGCGGAGTCGTTTGGCGACGCGGGCAAGGGTGCGATTGCGCTGGAGAATCCGCTCTCGGAGGAGGTTGGTCTGCTGCGGCCTTCGCTCGTGCCGGGAATGGTTGCGATGCTCGCGAATAATCTGAACCGCGATGTTCGCGAGGCGAGGCTGTTTGAGCAGGGACAGATTTTTACCGGCTCGACGGAAGCTGTGGTCGAGACGGCGCAGCTGACGCTGGGGTTGACTACGGCTGGCGCCGGAGGCGTGAAGCTTTATGCAACGGAGGATGTGCCGTTCTTTGAGATGAAGGGCGCGATGGAGTCGGTGCTGTCGTTGTTTGCGATGGGTGCGGTTGCGTTTGTTGCCGAGGGCCCGAAGTGGCTGGAGGCTGGGCGGGCGGCATCGGTGGTTGTGGATGGACAGGCTATCGCCTGCTTTGGTGAGCTGGCTGGGGAGGAGGCTTCGCGGCTGAAGCTGCGGCAGCCGGTGTATCTGGCGCAGGTCGATCTGGCGCGGCTTTATGCGTTCCAGCTGCGCAGGGCGATGGCGCGGGAGCTTTCGCGGTTCCAGGCGGTGGAGCGCGACTTCTCGTTCACGTTCCCTGATGCGGTGCGATGGCTGGATGTGGCGGGCGCGCTGGGTGTGCTGGGGATTGCGGAGTTGCAGAGCTTCAGGCCGGTGGAGGATTGGCGAGACCGGAAGAAGTATCCGGGCGTGCATTCGATGCTGGTGCGGGTGGTGTTTCAGTCGCTGGAGAGGACGCTGCGGGATGAGGAGCTTGCGGCGTGGTCTGCGCGGATCATCGAGGCTTTGACCGGGCTTGGTGGGACGCTGCGGGCGTAA